ATTCATAATCCCCCTTAAAAAAGGGGGTGAAGGGGGTTGTAAAAAACTTGCCAAAAAAAGAAATTTCTACGCAGTAATACTATAATCCTGGCAAAAATGCATTTTAATATTCTGTATGGTGAAGATATGAAAAAACCTAATTTGGCTCAAATGCTTCAAGAAATTATTGACCTTAAGAATCTGATAAAGAAGCATTACGAAAAAAATCTGACAATATTCTTTTCAGATATCCACAAGTATGTTGAGAAATCCAAAAGCAGCCTTTTAGGAAATGTGGGTATTGCAGTCATGCTTAAAGAACTAGACAACCTTGTGACCGCAAAGGCTCAGGATAATGGCGGCTATCGGGTAAAGACGATTGGCGATGCCCATCTTTTGACCTTTGCCCGCCCTGATAATGCGATAAAGACTGCTATCTCCGTGCAAAATGGCCTGGCCTTACAAAATGAAAAGAGAACAGAAGCAGAACAGGTCCATATTCGAATTGGAATAAATACGGGATTGGTCGTAGAAGATGAAGAGAAGGATGTCATTGGTAATGCTGTAAATATCGCCAGTAGGATAGAGAATGCCTGTTTGGTAGACAGCATTTTGATAGGTGAAACAACGTATCAATGCCTAAGCAAAAAACTTAAAGCAAACTTTAAACAGTGCAAAAACCTGCTTCTCATAAAACACCACCAGCCAATTGTGGCATACTATTACATAAACAAGGACGATCCTTTAGAGGCACCGGGTAAGGAAATCACCCATAAGGTTTTAGGGCATATCATCGAAAAGGGCACAAAGGAGCTTAATGAATGCCTCTGAAAACATATATTGAACCCATAATCGAGATCAGGCAGAGGCAATCTGAAAAAGAAGACAAATTTGCACAGCTTGAAGCTGTGCCCAGACAGGATCTTAAAGAAAAGGAAGACAAATACAGCTTTGTGACTATAACCTTTTCTGAACTCTTAAAGGAGGATGGGATGGACTATATGATTATTGCCGACTCCGGGCTGGGAAAGACGACCTTCCTCAAGTGGCTTGAGGTACAGGTTGCCAGTCGCACCATAGAGCCTTCTACAGAATATATTCCCGTCTTCATTAAATTCACCGAGATGGCAACAATTAACACTTACAATGACCTCATAAACTTAATCGAGACTAAATTCATCGACATTGAGACTACAAAAGAGGACTATATTCAAACAAAATGGAAAGAAGGCAAATTACTATTCCTTATTGATGGATTAGATCAGGTCTTTGATACGGCTATCATCTCTGAAAAATTGAGAAGTAAAGACATCTATGGAAAGAATAAAGTCATTTTTACCTCACGGCCACTTGGTTACGAACAGAACAAGCGCTCCTTCGATGACAGGTATGAATATCTTCGGATATGTCCATTCGATAGCGAGAGGATCAAGGCGTATGTGCAGGAAAACTATCATGAGCCTCAATTCCAAAGGATCCTGAAAATGACCAGCACTCTTCTGGTATCAAGGCCAGAGGGGTTTGCACGTATAAAGACCCGCTCAGACCTGTATGAAAGATTTATACACCATCTTATTAGGGAAGAATCAAGGCGATACGGAACACCAGATGTCTTTGCTCATGCTGTAGAGATAAAAAAAGACCTGGTAACAGTCTCATATTCTGCCCTGAAGGCAGGTAACTTAGGCGCGTTTACTAAAGAAGAAGCTATTAAATACCTCGATAATGACGGAACAAGATTAACCCGACTCCTCCAATGGGGTATCATCCATAATCTCACAGAGACAGGAGGAACGGAGGAGATTATTTATCGTCATCAATCATTCCAGGAGTACCTTGCCTCCTTAAAATTAAAGGAGAAAATATTCAAGAATTCAAAGATAAAAGAGGAGGTAATTATTGACCACCTGGAATATCTTTACTGTGATGAGGTCTGGTTGTTCCTGATTGGTGGGCTTGAGCGCGAACAGGCCAGAGAAATAATTAACTATCTCAGAAAATATGACCACTATTTAGCTGCCCTCTGTTTAAGAGCATATAAGGGAAACAGGGAAGATTTCAAGGCATTGATAGATGGTTTGTTTAAGGAGATCCACAACTTTAAAGCAAGAGATGTATTGGTAAAAATAGCTGATACAGAGGTTGAAACTAAATGGATCGGATTATTGCAAGACGAGTATGCTTATGTTCGTGGGGACGCAGCCGAGGCATTAAGGGAGATAAAGTCAGAGAAGGCAGTTGAGGCGTTGATCGGATTGCTAAAAGACGAGGATGCTCGTGTTCGTATGCGCGCAGCCGAGGCATTAGGGGAGATAAAGTCAGAGAAGGCAGTCGAGGCGTTGATCGGATTGCTAAAAGACGAGGATGCTTATGTTTGTGAGAGCGCGACCGTGGCATTAGGAAATATTTCTCTTATGCTTAATTCATCCGACCAGGATAAACTAATATTGCAACTATCTACTTTATCCCATGAAAAAGATATTCCTTCCCATTACAAATATATCGATGCGATTGAACAAATAAAAAAAGCTACTGGCCGCAGGTTTTTAAGGATTATTCATTCGCATCCTTAAGAGGCTGATTTTGATCTATAATACTTTTTGATACACCCCTTACCGATTATTTCCCAATCAATCATTTAGTTCTTGAAAGCATGATACAAAGAATTATAATGTTTTTTTGCTTTTTAATACTAACAGTTAAAGTAACTACAAATGAAAATTGTCATTGCGAAGTTATAAGCCTGTGTTGATCTCAAAGATGGGATTGCTTCGAGTTTACACTGAGGTAAGCGAAAGTGATCACAATGACGTTTATATAGCAACTTATTTACGTCGTTCATTATTAATATTACACCAATTCTTTTAAGGAATACATTACAGATGAAATGGTCGCAAACACTGATTCCCACACTGAAGGAAAGCCCATCAGAGGCAGAAATTGACAGCCATAAACTCATGATCCGTGCCGGGCTTATCCGACGGATCACGGCAGGCGCTTACGCGTATTTGCCCTTAGGCACGCTGGTCTTGAATAAAGTTATTGATATTGTGCGGGAAGAAATGAACCGGGCGGGGGCCGTTGAGGTATTCCTTCCCGCGCTTCAGCCTTTAAATCTCCTGGAAGAGAGTGGCCGCTTGAACATATTTGGTGACGACTTGATCACCTTCGAAGACCGGCATGGCAAAACGACCGCACTGGGTCCTACTCATGAAGAAATTATTACGGACATCGTAAGAAACGAGATTAATTCCTATCGACAACTCCCCATCACGCTCTATCAAATTCAAACCAAATTCCGCGATGAAACGAGACCCCGGTTCGGAGTTCTGCGCAGCAAGGAATTTATTATGAAGGATGCCTATAGCTTTGACCTGGATTATGAGGGACTCAACAGGAGTTATAAATCCATGTACGACGCCTACTGCCGCATTTTTGACCGGTGCGGTCTTGACTACATTGTCTGTGAGGCGGACTCTGGCGCTATGGGTGGCGACGTCTCCCATGAGTTTATGGTCCCCAGTCATGTGGGTGAGGATGTGCTCATCCGATGTTTAAAATGCGGTTACAGCGCCAATCGTGAGCGGGCTGAAGCTGCCCCCATCCCGCGAGAAAATAACATAACCCTGCAACCGATTAAGGAGATTTCCACGCCCAATAAGCATACTATCCAGGAAGTTAGCGACTTTTTAAAGGTAAATCCAGGCCAGTTGGTTAAAACAATGATTTATATCTCGGATGGCCAGCCAGTTGCTGTTCTCCTGAGAGGTGACCATGAGGTCAATGAGACCAAGTTAACAAAGCTGCTTGGCCAGGAAACCGTTGCGCTTGCAGACCATACCACCATCGAACATGTCACCGGTGCGCGTGTAGGGTTTGCAGGTCCCGTAGGTCTTCAGATAAAAATCATAGCCGATCAGGCCGTATCCATACTTCGCAATTTTGTTACGGGCGCCAACAAATCAGACGTCCATTTGTTACATGTAAATCCTGAAAGGGATTTTATAATCGACCGTGTTGCCGATGTTCGCTATGTAACCAGAGGGGATAGGTGCCCGAAATGTAATCACGAGATCGACATCTCACAGGGTATCGAAATCGGACATGTCTTCAAACTAGGCACGAAATACAGCGATGCCCTCAAGGCAAAGTTCCTCGATACCAACGGTAAGGAAAAATCCATGATTATGGGCTGTTACGGGATCGGGGTGAATCGTATTATTGCCGCCCTTATTGAAAGGTCGCATGATGAAAATGGTATCATATGGCCAATTGCGCTAGCCCCATACAAGGTTATTATCATCCCCGTCAATGTCAACGATGCCGCCAGCATGCAAATGGCAAATCACATTTACGACGATCTCACGAATATTGCAGGCATTGAGGTATTGCTGGACGATCGGGACCAGAGGCCTGGTGTCAAATTTAAAGACGCCGACCTGATTGGTATCCCGATAAAAATAGTTATCGGCAAGAAATTCGTTGAAACGAAAGAGCTTGAGATAAAATTAAGGAAAAGTGGCGAAACATTCCTGACTCCGCCTGATGAAGTTAGATCGAAGATCAAGCACCTGCTTGAAGTGCTGTCGAAACCGTAAGTATAAGAATTTTGTAGTTATTTTGTAATTATCAACTTGTAACTATCTTGGGCCTAATCTCCAAACCAAAGCCGGTAAATTTACTTATTGGCATACTGACAAGTATTCCCGAAATCCTCAGGGAGATTGGCAAAACACTGGAAGGATATTTTGGCCCGATAGATCTGAAAAGTGACATACTACCCTTTCATTTTACAGATTATTATACGGGGGAAATGGGCAAGGAAATTCAGAGGCAATTTTATAGTTTTGAAAAACTCATTTCGCCCGATGAGATTGCTGCCATCAAAGTACAGACTAATACCCTGGAAGAATTCTTTGCCTCTTCAAAACAATATGCTGTGAAACGTCCCATCAATATTGACCCTGGTTACATAAATGAAAGCAGGCTTATCCTGGCTTCCACAAAGGATTTTTCACATCGTGTCTATTTGTACGATGGCATCTATGCTGAAGTAACCCTTAATTATCGCAGGGGAAAATACGAATCGTTCCCGTGGACATTTCCAGACTACAAGAGTTCCGACTATCAAAATTTCTTCCTCCTGGTAAGGGAGCTTTATGTCAGAAAGCTCAAAAGAAAGGAATAAAATCTTATGGAAAAGACTTTGATTATATTAAAACCAGATGCCGTTCAGCGTCGCTTGCTGGGAAAAATCATATCACGGTTTGAGGAAAAGGGATTTCAGATCGTGGGGCTTAAAATGACCCGAATCTCAGAGGATATGGCGAGAAAACACTATGATGTACATGAAGGTAAGGATTTTTTTGAGCCGTTGGTCAGATATACATCCTCTGCACCCGTAATCGTTATGGTGCTGAAAGGAAAGAACGCCATAGAAATTGTGAGAAAAATGATGGGTGCCACCTTTGGCTCAAAGGCAGAACCAGGCACCATTCGCGGAGATTATGCCGTTAGCAACCGTTTTAATTTGATTCACGGTTCAGATTCTCCTGCCTCTGCCGAAAAAGAGATCGGTATCTTTTTTGACAGAAAAGAACTCTTTGAGTATAACCCTGCAGACCTCGGATGGATTTATGATATGTCTACGGGAGATATTGTTTAAATGCCAAGGAATTTTAAACAAAAATTTCTTCCCCCATTAATTCCCTCACTGAGAGGGACAAACAACTATCCCCCGCTGGCGGGGGTGAAGGGGGTGGACTGGCATTGCGAAAATAGATATTTTAAGTCGCCGAAGGCCTAATTAAATACCAACGCTGGTTCAATCTTGCAGATTGAACCATATAGTTTGAATGACACCTGAGGCCTGGACTTGTGCTGTGATAAGGAATCATGCCAAATGTTTCGGTTCAATCGGGGACGATTGAACCAGCGAAGAAGGTTGTAATAAATTCCAGAAAAAACACAGCACCCTGCATCTCCCTTTGTTAAGTGGGGCTTGAGGAAATCCCCCTTAATAAACTAGGGGGCAAGGGGGTTGTTTTTAACAGCATTTACCGTGTATCCAAAAATTGCTGCCAAAGACAACTTAATTTAAGCTTTACTCTTTGCACACGGTAGGTGTCATCCCTTCCTGTTTTTCCCCTTTATCCCGTATTTACTCCCTGTGAACACAGGGTAAACGGTCATGCCAGGAGATTCAGAATTTCTTGAGGTTTTTTGATGAGTACCTGCGCGCCATTTTCCCGTAACTCTTTTTCCGTACGAAATCCCCAAAGTGCCCCCACCGGGAACATGCCAGCTGCTACGGCAGTCTTCATGTCGATGGCAGTATCTCCGAGATAGATAAACTTGGAGGGCGGGATATTCATGCATTTAGCTATCTCTTTTGCACCTGCGGGATCCGGCTTGAGGGGTGTAGAGTCACTCTGTCCCAGAACCATGTCAAATGTCCAATCTGACAGGAATTCAGCTACACACCGCTTTGTAAAATCGTCCGGCTTGTTTGACAGTACCGCCATTTTCATGCCATGCACCGCCAGCGCATCGAGCATTTCAGTCACTCCATCGTAGGGTCTTGTTTTTATCTTCCATCCTCGTCCATATTCCTCGCGGAACGACTGAACGCAGGCACGGATGGTTTCATCATTCCGCTTGTCCTCCGGGAGAACACGTCGTATAAGCACAACCGCACCATCACCAACCATAGAGCGATATGCAGCCATATCATGCATGGGAAATCCGTTTTTCTTTAGAACACGATTTGCGGCATTACCCAGGTCTTCCAGGGTGTCAAGAAGCGTGCCATCGAGGTCAAAGAGTATGGCTCTGAAGTGCATTGTATCTTCCCAGAATAATTTTGACATTCTTAGCAAAAATTCAATGAAAAAGATAGGGGCGGGGTCACCCTGCCCCTACGTTGCAATTTGCATTTTTCACCTTCCATTTTTCACTTCCGGCTTGTTCGGGCGGGAACATTCTATAGTCGGCGACAATAATTAAGATTGTTTTGATGCGTTGGACGCACCCTACTCGGGCTTATTTGTCGCTTGACTATAAATGTTATAGGCCTGAGCAAACTAACCGTACAAATAATATTCAACATAACAAGAAATATATGATATACTCTCTCCTGAAACAGGTAATTATAGCCGAACATTTTAACACAAAATGCTGACAATAAACATCCCGAAATTTATAAAAACGAGGGAAAATGTCCGATACCATTAGTATATTTATGTGCGGTGATGTAATGACGGGAAGAGGCATAGATCAGGTATTGCCTTATCCTGGCAATCCCCTTCTCCACGAATCATACATGAAAAACGCCAGGGGATATCTGGAACTAGCAGAGAGGGAAAGCGGCCGGATTCCATACCCCGTTAGTTTCTCCTCTATCTGGGGAGACGCCCTCAGCGCGCTGGAACGAATTGCGCCGGATTTGAAAATAATTAATCTGGAGACAAGTATAACAAAGAGCAATGACTATTGGAAAGGCAAGCCTGTACACTACAGGATGAATCCCCTCAATATTCCCTGTATAACTGCGGCCCGGATTGATTGCTGTTCCCTTGCAAACAATCACACCCTTGATTGGGGGTATGCGGGTCTCGCAGAGACCATTGAAACATTGAAGAAAGCTCATGTGAAAACTGCAGGGGCAGGTAACAATCTGAAAGAGGCAGAGACCCCGGCATTGTTAGAAGTGAAAGGAAAAGGAAGAGTAATCTTTTTCTCGTTTGGATCAGAAACAAGCGGAATACCTTTAGAATGGGCTGCTCGGAGAGACAAACCCGGTGTGAATCTCCTAAAAGATTTGTCGGACACTACCGTCTGGCATATCAGAGAACAAGTGCAGAAAGTAAAACAACGAAGAGACATTGTAATCGCCTCAATTCACTGGGGAGATAATTGGGGGTATGAAATCCCTCACGAACAAATACAATTCGCTCATATGCTCATTGATTATGCAGGAATTGATATCATTCACGGACATTCTTCACACCATGTAAAAGGAATAGAGGTTTATCAGAACAGACCTATCATCCATGGCTGCGGTGATTTTCTCAATGATTATGAAGGTATCAGTGGTTATGAATTCTTCAGGGGTGATTTGGGTTTGATGTATTTTGCATATACGGAGCCATCGAACGGAAAGCTCATTCGTTTCCAAATGACACCAACACAAATTAAACATTTTAAAGTGAATCGGACATCGACTCCCGATACCGTATGGCTCAGAGACATCTTGAACAGGGAGGGTAAACGGTTTGGGACACGGGTAGTATTCAATAACGATAATACCTTAACACTTGAATGGGATTAATTGCATGGTGGTAAAGAGAATTAAGACTGCCTTTTGCCCCGTTTTATATCTCAGACATTGCCCGTGGTCGGCCAATATGATACCCCTGGGCATAATCCACTCCGTATTCCGTTAACAATTGCACCGTCTTTTCACATCCTACAAACTCGGCTACGATTTGCTTTCCCAGCTCACGTACTACCTCTGATTAAAAATCTTATCTAAACAATTGGTTTTATTATGAGCACAAATTAGTGTCAGGTATCTATAAACATACATGTCGGGATACCATACATAATCGGAATAATTACTCATGATTTAAATTATTTATGAAAAAGCGATAGACTTGCCGCCATAAATTACCACAAGATCTTGCAATTATTGATTTATATTTAAACAACCATTCTGTGTTCCGCATCTATATGAATTTATTTTTCAGATAACATACATTTTGCTTATTGATTTTTCATTTCCGCTTTTATAATTAAGGACATAGAAGAATTTACACATTACGAACTTTTCACGAAAGAACCCTTTTTGATAAGTAAGGATACACTTTGCCAAAAATCCGCGTAAAAGATTTCAACCTCGAATCCACACTCCTATGCGGGCAACTGTTTCGGGTATCCAGGATGGAAGACTGGTATTATGTTACTGTAAGAGACCGCATCTTTCGTGTCCGGCAGTCCATGAATCATCTGGAATTCCAGGGCATAGACCAGAAATTCCTGATGCATTATTTTGCCCTTGACGAGCCCTATACCAGTATTTTGACACAGATAACTAAGGATACACACATTGGCGAGGCAATCAGAAGACATTACGGTTTGCGCATTGTCCGGCAAGACCCCTGGGAATGCTTAATATCATTTCTTTGCTCTTCGGCGGCAAATATATCCAAGATAAAATTAAATCTGGAAATACTGTCACAATTCTTTGGGAAAAGTAATAAAATGAAAGGATTTGAATGGTATTCGTTTCCCAATCCTGGCACGCTAAATGACTTTGAGCGGATTCTCCTTGCAAAGACGGGTTTCCGGGCAAGATACATTAAAGCCGTCAATGATTCCGTTAGCGAAGCCTTTTTACTGTCATTAAAGGGCCTTCCCTATATTGAGGCGAAGAGGGCTCTGAAGCAGATTCCCGGTGTTGGAGATAAGATTGCCGATTGTGTCCTTCTGTTTTCCCTGGGTTTTACCGAGGCATTTCCCATTGATACCTGGATGAAGAAGATTCTTCAAAAACTCTATTTCAAAAATCAGGAGGTTTCTAATCAGCAGCTGCAGGATTTTGGCATAACATATTTTGGCAGGTATGCGGGATATGCCCAGCAATTTCTTTATATGCTTGCAAGAGGGTCGGTAATATTATCGTAGAGACGTCCCGGCGGGACGTCTCATTCCCGTGAGGCGTCTCATCTCGCTGCAACGCCTTTTTTGGTCCTCATTTGATATGCTTGAAACGTCCCAGCAAAATTTCTTCCTTACGCTGTTTGTTGTGGCTTCAAAGATGCCCCATCGGGGCGTTTCTACATATTAGGCAATATCAGGCAGGTATTGATAATACATCTTTGATTTTCTATTTATGGATATTTTTTTCTGTTTTACGTAGTTGAACTGCTCATCAAGGACTGGGCAAAGTCATATCCGAAGATAGAACACTTTTTCAAGTCTTCCTCTGAAGGGGTAAAAAGAACCTTCACCGGAGGTTGGACAACATTGAGTTTGAGACCTTTCAGCCGGTCTTCCATGAGCCGTGTTGCCTCTCCGCTCCATCCATAAGTGCCAAAGGTTGCACATTTCTTAAGCTTTACGTTAACACTAAACATAACATTCATGACATCCCATAAAGGCTTTAATGCATCTCCATTTATCGTCGATGAACCCATCAAGATACCGTCGGCAGATTCAATCTCACACCGCATAAATTCAGGCGATACAGTAGCAGCGTCTATCAGTTTGACTTCGGTATTCATCGTAGACGCCCCTTTGGCTACTGCCTCCGCCATTTTCCTTGTGTTTCCGTACATGGACGCATATATGATCAATATCAGCTTTTTATTGGGGTTCTTTCGGGGTGTGCTCCAGTCTTTATAGGCATTAATGTATTTCCACGGATCGGTCCGAAGGATAGGGCCGTGACTTGGGGCAATTAAACGGATATTAAGGTTTTTAATCTTTTCGATTGCCTCAAGGATTTTTTTCCTGTAAGGGCCCATTACGTGCTCATAATAGAACTGAAAATCTTCAAAAAAGGGGTCTACCCTATCGTCAAAAAGTCGTTCATCACAAAAATGGGTTGCAAAACCATCGCAGGGAAACAATATGTGATCGTCTTCCAAATATGTAAACATGGTATCCGGCCAATGCCAGAAAGGTGCATGGATAAACTTCAGTTGTTTATTACCCAGGCTGATACATTCACCATCTTCCACTGCCTTTCCTTTTACATCCGTGTGAATAATATTTTTCAAAAAAAGGGCTGCTGTCTTTGTGGATAGGATTTGGGCATTCGGGGCCTCTTTCAACAGGATATGTAACGCACCCGAATGATCCATTTCTGTGTGATTTACCACGATGTAACAAATATCCTTGAAGTTGATTAGCGAACGGAGTTTTTCTAAATACTCCTGAGTAAATTTCTCATGAACGCAATCGATAAGTGTGGGTTTATCAGCCTGGATGAGGTAAGAGTTGTATGTGCTTCCGAATCGAGTTTGAAATACCGCATCGAATACCCTGAGAGTAGCATTTAATACCCCGACCCAATGAATATCCTTGGTGATTTCTAAGGTTTGCATAGCAATGGTTACTAACTGAAATAAGATAAAAAACTTAGTCTCTTCGCTTCCTAACCTGAATACGTCGGAAAAGACAAAATTCGAAACAGGAAATTCGT
The Candidatus Brocadia sp. genome window above contains:
- a CDS encoding NACHT domain-containing protein, translated to MPLKTYIEPIIEIRQRQSEKEDKFAQLEAVPRQDLKEKEDKYSFVTITFSELLKEDGMDYMIIADSGLGKTTFLKWLEVQVASRTIEPSTEYIPVFIKFTEMATINTYNDLINLIETKFIDIETTKEDYIQTKWKEGKLLFLIDGLDQVFDTAIISEKLRSKDIYGKNKVIFTSRPLGYEQNKRSFDDRYEYLRICPFDSERIKAYVQENYHEPQFQRILKMTSTLLVSRPEGFARIKTRSDLYERFIHHLIREESRRYGTPDVFAHAVEIKKDLVTVSYSALKAGNLGAFTKEEAIKYLDNDGTRLTRLLQWGIIHNLTETGGTEEIIYRHQSFQEYLASLKLKEKIFKNSKIKEEVIIDHLEYLYCDEVWLFLIGGLEREQAREIINYLRKYDHYLAALCLRAYKGNREDFKALIDGLFKEIHNFKARDVLVKIADTEVETKWIGLLQDEYAYVRGDAAEALREIKSEKAVEALIGLLKDEDARVRMRAAEALGEIKSEKAVEALIGLLKDEDAYVCESATVALGNISLMLNSSDQDKLILQLSTLSHEKDIPSHYKYIDAIEQIKKATGRRFLRIIHSHP
- a CDS encoding proline--tRNA ligase encodes the protein MKWSQTLIPTLKESPSEAEIDSHKLMIRAGLIRRITAGAYAYLPLGTLVLNKVIDIVREEMNRAGAVEVFLPALQPLNLLEESGRLNIFGDDLITFEDRHGKTTALGPTHEEIITDIVRNEINSYRQLPITLYQIQTKFRDETRPRFGVLRSKEFIMKDAYSFDLDYEGLNRSYKSMYDAYCRIFDRCGLDYIVCEADSGAMGGDVSHEFMVPSHVGEDVLIRCLKCGYSANRERAEAAPIPRENNITLQPIKEISTPNKHTIQEVSDFLKVNPGQLVKTMIYISDGQPVAVLLRGDHEVNETKLTKLLGQETVALADHTTIEHVTGARVGFAGPVGLQIKIIADQAVSILRNFVTGANKSDVHLLHVNPERDFIIDRVADVRYVTRGDRCPKCNHEIDISQGIEIGHVFKLGTKYSDALKAKFLDTNGKEKSMIMGCYGIGVNRIIAALIERSHDENGIIWPIALAPYKVIIIPVNVNDAASMQMANHIYDDLTNIAGIEVLLDDRDQRPGVKFKDADLIGIPIKIVIGKKFVETKELEIKLRKSGETFLTPPDEVRSKIKHLLEVLSKP
- a CDS encoding DUF4416 family protein, whose translation is MLGLISKPKPVNLLIGILTSIPEILREIGKTLEGYFGPIDLKSDILPFHFTDYYTGEMGKEIQRQFYSFEKLISPDEIAAIKVQTNTLEEFFASSKQYAVKRPINIDPGYINESRLILASTKDFSHRVYLYDGIYAEVTLNYRRGKYESFPWTFPDYKSSDYQNFFLLVRELYVRKLKRKE
- a CDS encoding nucleoside-diphosphate kinase, which translates into the protein MEKTLIILKPDAVQRRLLGKIISRFEEKGFQIVGLKMTRISEDMARKHYDVHEGKDFFEPLVRYTSSAPVIVMVLKGKNAIEIVRKMMGATFGSKAEPGTIRGDYAVSNRFNLIHGSDSPASAEKEIGIFFDRKELFEYNPADLGWIYDMSTGDIV
- a CDS encoding HAD family hydrolase, with the translated sequence MHFRAILFDLDGTLLDTLEDLGNAANRVLKKNGFPMHDMAAYRSMVGDGAVVLIRRVLPEDKRNDETIRACVQSFREEYGRGWKIKTRPYDGVTEMLDALAVHGMKMAVLSNKPDDFTKRCVAEFLSDWTFDMVLGQSDSTPLKPDPAGAKEIAKCMNIPPSKFIYLGDTAIDMKTAVAAGMFPVGALWGFRTEKELRENGAQVLIKKPQEILNLLA
- a CDS encoding CapA family protein, which translates into the protein MSDTISIFMCGDVMTGRGIDQVLPYPGNPLLHESYMKNARGYLELAERESGRIPYPVSFSSIWGDALSALERIAPDLKIINLETSITKSNDYWKGKPVHYRMNPLNIPCITAARIDCCSLANNHTLDWGYAGLAETIETLKKAHVKTAGAGNNLKEAETPALLEVKGKGRVIFFSFGSETSGIPLEWAARRDKPGVNLLKDLSDTTVWHIREQVQKVKQRRDIVIASIHWGDNWGYEIPHEQIQFAHMLIDYAGIDIIHGHSSHHVKGIEVYQNRPIIHGCGDFLNDYEGISGYEFFRGDLGLMYFAYTEPSNGKLIRFQMTPTQIKHFKVNRTSTPDTVWLRDILNREGKRFGTRVVFNNDNTLTLEWD
- a CDS encoding EAL domain-containing protein; this encodes MGKQIVAEFVGCEKTVQLLTEYGVDYAQGYHIGRPRAMSEI
- a CDS encoding DNA-3-methyladenine glycosylase 2 family protein yields the protein MPKIRVKDFNLESTLLCGQLFRVSRMEDWYYVTVRDRIFRVRQSMNHLEFQGIDQKFLMHYFALDEPYTSILTQITKDTHIGEAIRRHYGLRIVRQDPWECLISFLCSSAANISKIKLNLEILSQFFGKSNKMKGFEWYSFPNPGTLNDFERILLAKTGFRARYIKAVNDSVSEAFLLSLKGLPYIEAKRALKQIPGVGDKIADCVLLFSLGFTEAFPIDTWMKKILQKLYFKNQEVSNQQLQDFGITYFGRYAGYAQQFLYMLARGSVILS
- a CDS encoding FprA family A-type flavoprotein; amino-acid sequence: MQTLEITKDIHWVGVLNATLRVFDAVFQTRFGSTYNSYLIQADKPTLIDCVHEKFTQEYLEKLRSLINFKDICYIVVNHTEMDHSGALHILLKEAPNAQILSTKTAALFLKNIIHTDVKGKAVEDGECISLGNKQLKFIHAPFWHWPDTMFTYLEDDHILFPCDGFATHFCDERLFDDRVDPFFEDFQFYYEHVMGPYRKKILEAIEKIKNLNIRLIAPSHGPILRTDPWKYINAYKDWSTPRKNPNKKLILIIYASMYGNTRKMAEAVAKGASTMNTEVKLIDAATVSPEFMRCEIESADGILMGSSTINGDALKPLWDVMNVMFSVNVKLKKCATFGTYGWSGEATRLMEDRLKGLKLNVVQPPVKVLFTPSEEDLKKCSIFGYDFAQSLMSSSTT